The following proteins are co-located in the Neofelis nebulosa isolate mNeoNeb1 chromosome 18, mNeoNeb1.pri, whole genome shotgun sequence genome:
- the PSPH gene encoding phosphoserine phosphatase isoform X1 codes for MKLLDVPGRTILPRMVSHSELRKLFCSADAVCFDVDSTVIREEGIDELAKFCGVEDAVSEMTRRAMGGAVPFKAALTERLALIQPSREQVQRLIAEHPPHLTPGIRELVSRLQERNVQVFLISGGFRSIVEHVASKLSIPSTNVFANRLKFYFNGEYAGFDEMQPTAESGGKGKVIKLLKEKFHFKKIIMIGDGATDMEACPPADVFIGFGGNVIRQQVKDNAEWYITDFVELLGELEE; via the exons GAGAACAATTCTTCCAAGGATGGTCTCCCATTCAGAGTTGAGGAAACTTTTCTGTTCAGCTGATGCAGTATGCTTTGATGTTGATAGCACAGTCATCAGAGAAGAAGGAATTGATGAGCTAGCCAAATTCTGTGGAGTTGAGGATGCTGTGTCAGAAAT GACACGGCGAGCCATGGGTGGGGCAGTGCCTTTCAAGGCTGCCCTCACAGAGCGCTTAGCGCTGATCCAGCCCTCCAGGGAACAGGTACAAAGGCTCATAGCAGAGCACCCCCCCCACCTGACTCCTGGCATAAG gGAACTGGTAAGTCGCCTGCAAGAGCGAAATGTTCAGGTTTTCCTAATATCTGGTGGCTTTAGGAGCATTGTGGAGCACGTTGCTTCCAAGCTCAGTATCCCATCAACCAACGTATTTGCCAATAGGCTGAAATTCTACTTCAATG GTGAATATGCAGGTTTTGATGAGATGCAGCCAACAGCCGAAtctggtgggaaaggaaaagttattaaacttttaaaggaaaaatttcattttaagaaaattatcatGATTGGAGACGGAGCCACAGACATGGAAGCCTGTCCTCCTGCT GATGTTTTCATTGGATTTGGAGGAAATGTGATCAGACAACAAGTAAAAGACAACGCTGAATGGTACATCACTGATTTTGTAGAGCTTTTAGGAGAACTTGAAGAATAA
- the PSPH gene encoding phosphoserine phosphatase isoform X3 codes for MKLLDVPGRTILPRMVSHSELRKLFCSADAVCFDVDSTVIREEGIDELAKFCGVEDAVSEMTRRAMGGAVPFKAALTERLALIQPSREQVQRLIAEHPPHLTPGIRELVSRLQERNVQVFLISGGFRSIVEHVASKLSIPSTNVFANRLKFYFNGEYAGFDEMQPTAESGGKGKVIKLLKEKFHFKKIIMIGDGATDMEACPPAVGCFHWIWRKCDQTTSKRQR; via the exons GAGAACAATTCTTCCAAGGATGGTCTCCCATTCAGAGTTGAGGAAACTTTTCTGTTCAGCTGATGCAGTATGCTTTGATGTTGATAGCACAGTCATCAGAGAAGAAGGAATTGATGAGCTAGCCAAATTCTGTGGAGTTGAGGATGCTGTGTCAGAAAT GACACGGCGAGCCATGGGTGGGGCAGTGCCTTTCAAGGCTGCCCTCACAGAGCGCTTAGCGCTGATCCAGCCCTCCAGGGAACAGGTACAAAGGCTCATAGCAGAGCACCCCCCCCACCTGACTCCTGGCATAAG gGAACTGGTAAGTCGCCTGCAAGAGCGAAATGTTCAGGTTTTCCTAATATCTGGTGGCTTTAGGAGCATTGTGGAGCACGTTGCTTCCAAGCTCAGTATCCCATCAACCAACGTATTTGCCAATAGGCTGAAATTCTACTTCAATG GTGAATATGCAGGTTTTGATGAGATGCAGCCAACAGCCGAAtctggtgggaaaggaaaagttattaaacttttaaaggaaaaatttcattttaagaaaattatcatGATTGGAGACGGAGCCACAGACATGGAAGCCTGTCCTCCTGCTGTAG GATGTTTTCATTGGATTTGGAGGAAATGTGATCAGACAACAAGTAAAAGACAACGCTGA
- the PSPH gene encoding phosphoserine phosphatase isoform X2: protein MVSHSELRKLFCSADAVCFDVDSTVIREEGIDELAKFCGVEDAVSEMTRRAMGGAVPFKAALTERLALIQPSREQVQRLIAEHPPHLTPGIRELVSRLQERNVQVFLISGGFRSIVEHVASKLSIPSTNVFANRLKFYFNGEYAGFDEMQPTAESGGKGKVIKLLKEKFHFKKIIMIGDGATDMEACPPADVFIGFGGNVIRQQVKDNAEWYITDFVELLGELEE, encoded by the exons ATGGTCTCCCATTCAGAGTTGAGGAAACTTTTCTGTTCAGCTGATGCAGTATGCTTTGATGTTGATAGCACAGTCATCAGAGAAGAAGGAATTGATGAGCTAGCCAAATTCTGTGGAGTTGAGGATGCTGTGTCAGAAAT GACACGGCGAGCCATGGGTGGGGCAGTGCCTTTCAAGGCTGCCCTCACAGAGCGCTTAGCGCTGATCCAGCCCTCCAGGGAACAGGTACAAAGGCTCATAGCAGAGCACCCCCCCCACCTGACTCCTGGCATAAG gGAACTGGTAAGTCGCCTGCAAGAGCGAAATGTTCAGGTTTTCCTAATATCTGGTGGCTTTAGGAGCATTGTGGAGCACGTTGCTTCCAAGCTCAGTATCCCATCAACCAACGTATTTGCCAATAGGCTGAAATTCTACTTCAATG GTGAATATGCAGGTTTTGATGAGATGCAGCCAACAGCCGAAtctggtgggaaaggaaaagttattaaacttttaaaggaaaaatttcattttaagaaaattatcatGATTGGAGACGGAGCCACAGACATGGAAGCCTGTCCTCCTGCT GATGTTTTCATTGGATTTGGAGGAAATGTGATCAGACAACAAGTAAAAGACAACGCTGAATGGTACATCACTGATTTTGTAGAGCTTTTAGGAGAACTTGAAGAATAA
- the LOC131501402 gene encoding cell division control protein 42 homolog, whose translation MQTIKCVVVGDGAVGKTCLLIFYTTNKFPSEYVPTVFDNYAVTVMIGGEPYTLGLFDTAGQEDYDRLRPLSYPQTDVFLVCFSVVSPSSFENVKEKWVPEITHHCPKTPFLLVGTQIDLRDDPSKIEKLAKNKQKPITPETAEKLARDLKALKYVECSALTQQGLKNVFDKAILAALEPPEPKKTHRCVLL comes from the coding sequence ATGCAGACAATTAAGTGTGTTGTTGTGGGCGATGGTGCCGTTGGTAAAACCTGTCTCCTGATATTCTACACAACAAATAAATTTCCATCGGAGTATGTACCGACTGTTTTTGACAACTATGCAGTCACAGTTATGATTGGTGGAGAGCCATATACTCTTGGACTTTTTGATACTGCAGGGCAAGAGGATTATGACAGATTACGACCACTGAGTTATCCACAAACAGATGTATTTCTAGTCTGTTTTTCAGTGGTCTCTCCATCCTCATTTGAAAATGTGAAGGAGAAGTGGGTGCCTGAGATAACTCACCACTGTCCGAAGACTCCTTTCTTGCTTGTTGGGACCCAAATTGATCTCCGAGATGACCCCTCTAAGATTGAGAAACTTGCCAAGAACAAACAGAAGCCTATCACTCCAGAGACTGCTGAAAAGCTGGCCCGTGACCTGAAGGCGCTCAAGTATGTGGAGTGTTCTGCACTCACACAGCAAGGCCTAAAGAATGTATTTGACAAAGCAATACTGGctgccctggagcctccagaaccGAAGAAGACCCACAGATgtgtgctgctatga